From the genome of Flavobacterium ovatum, one region includes:
- the ahcY gene encoding adenosylhomocysteinase, with protein MSTSTMPYVAFKVKDISLAAWGRKEIELAEAEMPGLMALRAEYKDEQPLAGARIAGCLHMTIQTAVLIETLIALGAEVTWSSCNIFSTQDQAAAAMAAAGIQVYAWKGLNDVDFDWCIEQTLFFGEDKKPLNMILDDGGDLTNMVIDRFPELVPGIKGLSEETTTGVHRLYERMKAGTLPMPAINVNDSVTKSKFDNKYGCKESAVDAVRRATDIMLAGKRVIVCGYGDVGKGTAASFRGAGSIVTVTEIDPICALQAAMDGFEVKKLNTVVANADIIITTTGNKDIIQGSHFEQMKDKTIVCNIGHFDNEIAVAWLNTNHGASKIEIKPQVDKYTINGKDIILLAEGRLVNLGCATGHPSFVMSNSFTNQTLAQIELWKNSAAYKNEVYMLPKYLDEKVAMLHLAKLGVELETLSTEQAAYIGVGVEGPFKPEYYRY; from the coding sequence ATGAGTACATCGACTATGCCTTATGTGGCTTTCAAAGTAAAAGATATTTCTCTAGCGGCTTGGGGAAGAAAAGAAATTGAATTGGCAGAAGCTGAAATGCCAGGTTTAATGGCACTTCGTGCTGAATACAAAGACGAACAACCACTTGCTGGAGCTCGTATTGCAGGATGTTTGCACATGACGATTCAAACAGCGGTTTTGATCGAAACTTTGATCGCTCTTGGTGCTGAAGTGACTTGGTCATCATGTAACATTTTCTCTACTCAAGATCAGGCTGCTGCTGCAATGGCTGCTGCTGGAATTCAGGTTTATGCTTGGAAAGGTTTGAACGATGTGGATTTTGACTGGTGTATTGAGCAAACATTATTCTTTGGTGAAGATAAAAAACCATTGAACATGATTCTTGATGATGGTGGAGATTTGACAAATATGGTTATTGACCGTTTCCCTGAATTGGTTCCTGGAATCAAAGGATTGTCTGAAGAAACGACTACTGGAGTTCACAGATTATACGAAAGAATGAAAGCGGGAACATTGCCAATGCCAGCGATCAACGTTAATGACTCGGTTACTAAATCGAAGTTTGATAACAAATACGGTTGTAAAGAATCTGCAGTTGATGCAGTTCGTCGTGCTACTGACATTATGTTAGCTGGAAAAAGAGTGATCGTTTGTGGTTACGGTGATGTAGGTAAAGGTACTGCAGCTTCTTTTAGAGGTGCTGGTTCTATTGTTACAGTTACTGAAATTGACCCAATTTGTGCGCTACAAGCTGCAATGGACGGTTTTGAAGTTAAAAAATTAAACACTGTTGTTGCTAATGCTGATATCATCATTACGACAACTGGAAATAAAGATATTATTCAAGGAAGTCACTTTGAGCAAATGAAAGATAAAACGATCGTTTGCAACATCGGGCATTTTGATAACGAAATTGCTGTTGCTTGGTTGAATACTAACCACGGAGCTTCGAAAATCGAAATCAAACCTCAGGTTGACAAATATACTATCAATGGTAAAGACATCATCCTTTTGGCTGAAGGTCGTTTGGTAAACCTTGGTTGTGCTACAGGTCACCCAAGTTTTGTAATGAGTAACTCATTTACGAACCAAACTTTGGCTCAAATAGAATTGTGGAAAAACAGTGCTGCTTACAAAAATGAAGTGTACATGTTACCTAAATACCTTGATGAAAAAGTGGCTATGTTGCACCTTGCTAAATTGGGTGTTGAATTGGAAACTTTGAGCACTGAACAGGCTGCTTATATTGGAGTTGGAGTTGAAGGACCATTCAAACCAGAATACTACAGATACTAG
- a CDS encoding 4'-phosphopantetheinyl transferase superfamily protein: MPLYKNFFFDPQTQILVWKITETYDQLFSEVVLNMKNRERLNGMKSELHQRGFLSVRKLLQEAGYNDLELYYDEFGKPHLKDDKCISITHSHEFSAIIISNRPVGIDVELHREKIIRIADKFITAESEYLNKADVENYIQKLTVIWGTKEAIFKIQNEKGISFKDHISVLPFELEEIKTTANLNFGNIQKQFHVYYEAIENFGLVYAFEKE; encoded by the coding sequence ATGCCGTTATACAAAAACTTTTTTTTCGACCCACAAACCCAAATTCTCGTTTGGAAAATCACCGAAACCTACGATCAGCTTTTCTCTGAAGTAGTGTTAAACATGAAGAACCGCGAACGACTAAACGGAATGAAATCCGAATTGCACCAACGCGGATTTTTGAGTGTTCGCAAACTCCTTCAAGAAGCAGGGTATAATGATTTAGAGTTGTATTATGACGAGTTCGGGAAACCACACCTCAAGGATGATAAATGCATTTCCATCACCCATTCGCATGAGTTTTCGGCAATCATCATCAGTAATAGGCCAGTAGGAATCGATGTCGAACTACACCGAGAAAAAATCATTCGCATCGCAGACAAATTTATAACAGCTGAGTCTGAATACCTCAATAAAGCAGATGTAGAAAACTACATTCAAAAGCTCACCGTAATCTGGGGAACCAAAGAGGCAATTTTCAAAATCCAAAACGAAAAAGGAATCAGTTTCAAAGACCATATCTCAGTCCTTCCTTTTGAGTTAGAAGAAATAAAAACTACCGCCAACCTGAATTTTGGAAACATTCAAAAACAGTTCCATGTCTATTACGAAGCCATAGAAAACTTTGGACTAGTCTATGCTTTTGAGAAAGAGTAG
- a CDS encoding group III truncated hemoglobin, with protein sequence MQKDITNREDISLLVHTFYDKIRADEEISFYFNEMIQDWEEHLEKLTDFWEMNLFGGKKYKGDPLQAHVKVDTHFGAKIGPNEFGIWLNHWAQTLDDLFEGENVDILKRRARKMGTFIYMGIFNSRS encoded by the coding sequence ATGCAAAAAGACATTACCAACAGAGAAGACATCTCTTTATTAGTTCATACGTTTTATGATAAGATAAGAGCAGATGAAGAAATTAGTTTTTATTTTAACGAAATGATTCAAGATTGGGAAGAGCATCTGGAAAAATTGACTGATTTTTGGGAAATGAACCTCTTTGGTGGTAAAAAATATAAAGGTGATCCTTTGCAAGCTCATGTAAAAGTGGACACTCATTTTGGCGCGAAAATTGGCCCTAATGAATTTGGGATTTGGCTAAACCATTGGGCGCAAACTTTAGATGACCTTTTTGAAGGTGAAAATGTAGACATCTTGAAGCGTAGAGCTAGAAAAATGGGGACTTTTATCTATATGGGAATATTTAACAGTCGTAGCTAG
- a CDS encoding geranylgeranylglyceryl/heptaprenylglyceryl phosphate synthase, translated as MQKNNKIYQEILVCKANKKKLLAILLDPDKIVWETLGSLSDKINQSPATHIFIGGSLVTSTRIDELIVLLKQKISLPIVLFPGNPSQISNEADGILFLSLLSGRNPDFLIEHQVKAAPLLKQTQLEIIPTGYILIESGTTTAVETVSQTKPLNRNNNDLVLATAQAGEMLGNHLIYLEAGSGAQQSVPQEMIQLVSGNLEIPLIVGGGIISLLEINKMYDAGADLVVIGTAFENDTHFFEKGHAFENL; from the coding sequence ATGCAAAAAAACAACAAGATATACCAAGAAATTCTAGTATGTAAAGCTAATAAAAAGAAATTATTAGCAATTCTATTAGACCCAGACAAAATTGTTTGGGAAACTTTGGGGTCTTTGTCTGATAAAATTAATCAATCACCTGCTACCCATATTTTTATTGGCGGAAGCCTTGTAACTTCCACAAGAATCGATGAATTGATTGTTCTATTAAAACAAAAAATAAGTCTGCCAATAGTCTTGTTCCCTGGAAATCCTTCGCAAATATCTAACGAAGCTGATGGGATTTTATTTCTCTCATTGCTTTCAGGTAGGAATCCTGATTTTTTGATTGAACACCAAGTCAAAGCGGCTCCACTTTTGAAACAAACTCAACTTGAAATCATTCCAACGGGCTATATCTTAATTGAAAGCGGTACAACTACGGCGGTCGAAACAGTGAGCCAAACCAAACCATTGAATCGCAATAACAATGATTTAGTACTAGCAACGGCACAAGCAGGCGAAATGTTAGGGAATCATTTGATTTATCTTGAAGCAGGAAGTGGAGCGCAACAATCTGTTCCTCAAGAAATGATTCAGTTAGTGTCAGGTAATCTTGAAATTCCATTAATTGTGGGAGGCGGAATTATTTCATTGTTAGAAATAAATAAAATGTACGATGCAGGAGCTGATCTAGTGGTGATTGGAACTGCTTTTGAAAATGATACTCATTTTTTTGAAAAGGGTCATGCCTTTGAAAATCTTTAA
- the pnuC gene encoding nicotinamide riboside transporter PnuC, translated as MLDFFLNAYQETPISHIILEFIAFVCGIWSVLLAKKENILLYPIGLIATVITMYLLFLAGYLGDMLINAYFSVMSIYGWYKWSVKGDDDTTLPITRTNSKEKMIGVFLFILTVIVVYGVYILFDYTILWDNYVDIFTAGLFFTGMWYMANKKIENWTLWIIGDAIATPLYGYRGLGMLALQYFIFTFLAISAYREWYRILKSKNTIAITQTI; from the coding sequence ATGTTAGACTTTTTTTTAAACGCTTATCAAGAGACGCCTATTAGTCATATAATTCTCGAATTTATCGCTTTTGTATGCGGAATTTGGAGCGTGCTATTAGCAAAAAAAGAAAATATATTGCTTTATCCAATTGGGTTGATTGCAACAGTGATTACTATGTATTTGCTCTTTCTTGCGGGCTATTTAGGGGACATGTTGATCAATGCTTATTTTAGTGTCATGAGTATTTATGGTTGGTATAAATGGTCAGTCAAAGGAGATGATGACACTACTTTGCCGATAACGAGAACTAACTCAAAAGAGAAAATGATTGGCGTTTTTCTATTTATACTCACAGTTATTGTTGTCTATGGTGTTTACATCCTTTTTGATTATACCATTCTTTGGGATAATTATGTAGATATTTTTACCGCTGGATTATTTTTTACAGGGATGTGGTATATGGCAAATAAGAAAATTGAAAATTGGACATTATGGATAATAGGTGATGCAATAGCCACTCCACTCTATGGTTACAGAGGTTTAGGAATGTTAGCTTTACAATATTTTATTTTTACATTTTTAGCCATTAGTGCCTATCGAGAATGGTACCGAATTTTAAAATCGAAAAATACAATAGCAATTACACAAACGATTTAG
- a CDS encoding DUF4301 family protein has product MIRTINNQELEEKGVGLGFSVSDNKQIVSHGISIDNIKKQVYFLKNGIAKTNLIAAATLDNGILNLSENDFENRALFFDANKTNLKLLKFVPASGAATRMFKFLNAFLKEFDIEKDSINAYINRKKAKDLTIFIVGMDKLPFFEEVYTKLKEVYPNFDSLSRDYKNYYFIKILLSPDYFDFANKPKGILPFHVYLNNIATPIEEHLYECGYYSSVDGISNLHFTVSEAHQSQFEWIINKVKHSVEKETQTAVAVSYSYQNKSTDSIAVDMFENPFRNADGTLVFRPGGHGALIENLNQFDADIIFVKNIDNVILHNNENVALYKKGLAGVLLNIQQQIFEYLKQIEKATLKEDQVQEVVHFIKKKLNTDMEFGFSVFSFEDKIKTIQKALNKPIRVCGMVKNEGEPGGGPFWVINDKKEISLQIVESNQVDLNNPKQLKILQESTHFNPVDLVCGIKNFKGEKFDLMKFVDNNSGFIVEKNISGTTIKAYELPGLWNGAMAEWLTIFVQVPLVTFNPVKTVNDLLKPAHQRS; this is encoded by the coding sequence ATGATAAGAACTATAAATAATCAAGAATTGGAAGAAAAAGGAGTTGGTTTAGGTTTTTCGGTTTCAGATAATAAGCAAATTGTATCACATGGTATTTCAATAGATAATATCAAAAAACAGGTGTATTTTTTGAAGAATGGAATTGCTAAAACAAATCTAATTGCTGCAGCTACATTGGATAATGGTATTCTTAATTTGTCTGAAAATGATTTTGAGAACCGTGCTTTGTTTTTTGATGCTAATAAAACCAATTTGAAATTATTGAAGTTTGTTCCTGCTTCTGGGGCAGCAACAAGAATGTTTAAGTTTTTAAATGCCTTTTTGAAAGAGTTTGATATTGAGAAAGATTCTATTAACGCATATATTAATCGAAAGAAAGCTAAAGATTTAACCATTTTCATTGTTGGAATGGATAAGCTTCCCTTTTTTGAGGAAGTGTATACTAAACTTAAAGAAGTCTATCCTAACTTTGATTCTTTGTCTAGGGATTATAAAAATTATTATTTTATAAAAATATTACTATCCCCTGATTATTTTGATTTTGCTAATAAACCTAAAGGGATTTTGCCTTTTCACGTTTATCTAAATAATATTGCCACTCCTATTGAAGAGCATTTGTATGAATGTGGATATTATTCGAGTGTGGACGGGATTTCTAATTTACATTTCACCGTTTCTGAAGCGCACCAGTCTCAATTTGAGTGGATTATTAATAAAGTGAAACATTCCGTTGAAAAAGAAACTCAAACAGCCGTAGCAGTAAGCTATTCTTATCAAAATAAGAGCACAGATTCGATTGCAGTGGATATGTTTGAAAATCCATTCAGAAACGCTGATGGAACTTTGGTGTTTAGACCTGGTGGACATGGTGCATTGATTGAAAACTTAAATCAATTTGACGCAGATATTATTTTTGTTAAAAATATTGATAATGTCATTTTGCATAATAATGAAAATGTGGCTTTGTACAAAAAAGGCTTGGCTGGAGTATTGTTAAATATTCAACAGCAGATATTTGAATATTTAAAGCAAATAGAAAAAGCAACCTTAAAAGAAGATCAAGTTCAAGAGGTTGTACATTTTATTAAGAAGAAATTAAATACTGATATGGAGTTTGGTTTTAGTGTTTTTTCTTTTGAAGATAAAATAAAGACAATCCAAAAAGCCTTAAATAAACCGATTCGTGTTTGCGGAATGGTGAAAAATGAAGGTGAGCCTGGAGGAGGTCCTTTCTGGGTGATAAATGATAAAAAAGAAATTTCGTTACAAATTGTTGAGTCTAATCAAGTGGATTTAAATAATCCAAAACAGCTTAAGATTTTACAAGAATCCACTCATTTTAATCCAGTAGATTTAGTTTGTGGTATTAAAAATTTCAAAGGAGAAAAGTTTGATTTGATGAAATTTGTAGATAATAATAGTGGTTTTATTGTTGAAAAGAATATTTCGGGAACTACTATCAAAGCGTATGAGCTACCTGGTTTATGGAACGGAGCTATGGCCGAGTGGTTGACAATTTTTGTGCAGGTACCATTGGTTACTTTTAATCCTGTGAAAACAGTAAATGATTTGTTGAAACCCGCTCATCAAAGATCATAG
- the arfB gene encoding alternative ribosome rescue aminoacyl-tRNA hydrolase ArfB: protein MEIQKLILELKFKAVRSSGAGGQNVNKVSSKVILTFDLNNSQVLSESEKLVLESKLRSRLTSENILMLQCDEDRSQLKNKSIVIKRFLSLIEQGLVIPKIRKATKIPKSVIRKRIKDKKNTSEIKKSRRNPDV from the coding sequence GTGGAAATTCAAAAATTAATATTAGAATTAAAATTCAAAGCAGTAAGGAGTAGCGGAGCAGGTGGGCAAAATGTGAATAAAGTTTCTTCAAAAGTTATTTTGACTTTCGATTTGAATAATTCGCAAGTGCTTTCCGAATCAGAGAAATTAGTTTTAGAATCTAAACTGCGTTCGAGATTAACTTCAGAGAATATTTTGATGTTGCAGTGCGATGAAGATCGCTCACAATTAAAAAATAAAAGTATTGTTATTAAGCGCTTTTTATCTTTAATCGAACAAGGATTAGTGATACCAAAGATTCGAAAAGCAACCAAAATTCCAAAATCAGTCATTAGAAAGCGAATAAAAGATAAGAAAAACACATCAGAAATAAAGAAATCTAGAAGAAATCCAGATGTTTAA
- a CDS encoding TonB-dependent receptor, translating into MKTIFKTKSQEPSAKTRKQSNLSISLFFLLSSFFFSLFSFAQVKDTTKVNQLDEVLISAVRATQKTPVSFSNLDKKEIAPRNLGQDIPILMNYMPSVVTTTDAGNGVGYTGIRVRGSDATRVNVTINGIPYNDSESHGTYWVNMPDFASSVESLQLQRGVGTSTNGSGAFGASLNMLTDNYAKASNGEISNSYGSFNTHKHTVKFSTGLMNDHFELAGRLSTLKSDGYVDRASSDLKSYFLQGTYVAKTTLIKALVFGGFERTYQSWNGVDAATLVTNRTYNSVGEKYSDSGDFQGYYENQVDNYNQDHVQLHWNEKVSDYWSTNLAFHYTKGKGYYEEFVDDWFYTNIYWSEDSQYSFLGLNPITVDGNTITSTDYTRRKWLNNDFYGTTFSANYKKDKMDFVIGGGYNKYDGRHFDEILWAQYPSNSQSGDIYDSSNSVKTDGNIFAKANYQLDAQWSLFGDLQLRNVHYKTSSNETGVVNDNFNFFNPKAGLTYEVNKQNALYFSYARANREPNRSDYKNGNPIPEKLNDFELGWRHADKNVKLNANVYYMAYKDQLVLTGQLDNVGSPIRKNSGDSYRLGLELDATIMIKDNWMISPNATISANKNKDYYEDNGTSVVNLGDTNIAYSPNFIAGNNITFLPLKKLQLTLLSKMVGEQYLSNNDVKESKLESYFINDFNFSYTISPKSVFKSIVFSGLVNNIFDVDYVSNGADYGGGYVYYYPQAGINFLAGITLKF; encoded by the coding sequence ATGAAAACTATTTTTAAAACAAAGAGCCAAGAGCCAAGCGCCAAGACTCGAAAACAGAGCAATCTTTCAATTTCTTTATTCTTCCTTCTTTCTTCTTTCTTCTTTTCTCTTTTCTCTTTTGCACAAGTAAAAGACACTACTAAAGTAAATCAACTGGATGAAGTGTTGATTTCAGCAGTTCGTGCGACTCAAAAGACGCCTGTTAGTTTTAGTAATTTAGATAAAAAAGAAATTGCTCCCCGTAATTTAGGACAAGATATTCCAATTTTGATGAATTATATGCCGTCTGTGGTGACTACTACTGATGCTGGAAATGGTGTAGGTTATACCGGAATTAGAGTGCGTGGTAGCGATGCGACACGTGTGAATGTTACCATTAACGGAATTCCATATAATGATTCTGAAAGTCATGGTACGTATTGGGTAAATATGCCTGATTTCGCATCTTCTGTAGAAAGTTTGCAGTTACAGCGTGGTGTAGGAACTTCTACAAATGGTTCTGGAGCTTTCGGAGCAAGTTTGAATATGTTGACCGATAATTATGCAAAAGCAAGTAACGGTGAGATTTCCAATTCTTACGGAAGTTTCAATACGCACAAACATACTGTGAAATTTAGTACAGGTTTGATGAATGATCATTTTGAACTTGCAGGTCGTTTGTCAACTTTAAAATCAGATGGATATGTGGATAGAGCTAGTTCTGATTTAAAATCATATTTCTTACAAGGTACTTATGTAGCTAAGACTACCTTAATCAAAGCCTTGGTTTTTGGAGGGTTCGAACGCACTTATCAGTCTTGGAATGGTGTGGATGCTGCAACTTTAGTAACAAACAGAACCTATAATTCAGTAGGAGAAAAATACAGCGATTCGGGAGATTTTCAAGGTTATTATGAAAATCAAGTAGATAATTATAATCAAGATCATGTGCAATTGCATTGGAATGAGAAAGTTTCTGATTATTGGAGTACGAATTTAGCTTTTCATTATACTAAAGGAAAGGGATATTATGAAGAGTTTGTTGACGACTGGTTTTATACAAATATATATTGGAGTGAGGATTCGCAATATTCTTTCTTAGGTTTAAACCCAATTACAGTTGATGGTAATACAATAACTTCAACGGATTACACCAGAAGAAAATGGTTGAATAATGACTTTTATGGAACAACATTTTCTGCTAATTATAAAAAGGATAAAATGGATTTTGTAATTGGTGGAGGTTATAATAAATATGACGGTAGGCATTTTGATGAAATTCTTTGGGCTCAATACCCATCAAATAGTCAATCGGGAGATATTTATGACTCAAGTAATTCAGTAAAAACGGATGGTAATATTTTTGCGAAAGCTAATTATCAATTGGATGCTCAATGGAGTTTGTTTGGAGATTTACAATTAAGAAATGTACATTATAAAACGAGTAGTAATGAAACGGGAGTTGTAAATGATAATTTCAATTTCTTTAATCCAAAAGCAGGATTGACGTATGAGGTTAATAAACAAAACGCTTTGTACTTTTCGTATGCAAGAGCAAATCGAGAGCCTAACAGAAGTGATTATAAGAATGGAAATCCAATACCTGAGAAATTAAATGATTTTGAATTGGGTTGGAGACATGCAGATAAGAATGTGAAATTGAATGCTAATGTATATTATATGGCATACAAAGATCAGTTGGTGTTAACAGGGCAATTAGACAATGTGGGAAGCCCAATTCGTAAGAATAGTGGCGATAGTTATCGTTTAGGTTTAGAATTGGATGCAACAATAATGATCAAAGATAATTGGATGATTAGTCCAAATGCTACGATTAGTGCCAATAAGAATAAAGATTATTATGAAGATAACGGGACTTCAGTAGTTAATTTAGGAGATACTAATATTGCTTATTCTCCTAATTTTATAGCCGGAAATAATATTACTTTCTTGCCACTGAAAAAACTGCAGTTGACTTTATTAAGCAAAATGGTTGGGGAGCAATATTTGTCGAATAATGATGTAAAGGAGTCAAAATTAGAATCTTATTTCATTAATGATTTTAATTTTTCATATACAATTAGTCCTAAATCGGTATTTAAATCTATTGTTTTTTCTGGATTGGTAAACAATATTTTTGATGTAGATTATGTTTCGAACGGAGCAGATTATGGAGGAGGTTATGTTTATTATTACCCTCAAGCAGGAATTAATTTCTTAGCAGGAATTACTCTTAAATTTTAG
- the greA gene encoding transcription elongation factor GreA, producing MSAISYYTAEGLKKLREELDYLKSVMRPKASADIAEARDKGDLSENAEYDAAKEAQGMLEMRIAKLEDVHSNARLIDETHLDLSKVLVLSIVKIKNQANGMEMNYTLVAESEADLKTGKISVTSPIGKGLLGKSVGDIAEITVPSGALKFEILEISRA from the coding sequence ATGAGTGCAATATCTTATTATACAGCAGAAGGATTAAAAAAATTAAGAGAAGAGTTAGATTACTTGAAGTCGGTGATGCGTCCAAAAGCATCTGCTGATATTGCTGAAGCAAGAGATAAAGGCGATTTGTCTGAAAATGCAGAATATGATGCAGCCAAAGAAGCACAAGGTATGCTTGAAATGCGTATTGCTAAACTGGAAGATGTTCATTCTAATGCTCGTTTGATTGATGAAACACATTTAGATCTTTCCAAAGTTTTGGTTTTATCGATAGTGAAAATCAAAAATCAAGCAAACGGAATGGAAATGAATTACACACTAGTAGCCGAAAGTGAAGCCGATTTGAAAACTGGGAAAATATCTGTCACCTCTCCTATTGGAAAAGGTTTATTAGGAAAATCAGTAGGAGATATTGCTGAAATCACTGTGCCTAGTGGAGCTTTGAAATTTGAAATATTAGAAATTTCAAGAGCATAA
- a CDS encoding HIT domain-containing protein, giving the protein MSSIFSKIIKGEIPCYKVAEDDNYLAFLDVNPNAKGHTLCVPKVEVDKIFDLDEEHYIGLMRFSRKVAIAIEKTVLCNRVGLSVIGLEVPHAHVHLIPINGMDEMRFLSKVKMTKEEFESLAIAIQSNL; this is encoded by the coding sequence ATGTCTAGTATCTTTTCAAAAATTATAAAAGGAGAGATTCCTTGTTATAAAGTAGCCGAAGATGATAATTATTTAGCTTTCCTGGATGTTAATCCTAATGCTAAAGGACATACGCTTTGTGTTCCTAAGGTTGAAGTGGACAAGATTTTTGATTTGGATGAAGAACACTATATAGGCTTGATGCGTTTTTCTAGAAAAGTAGCCATAGCAATCGAAAAAACAGTTCTTTGTAATAGAGTAGGCTTGTCTGTCATTGGGCTTGAAGTTCCTCATGCGCATGTTCATTTGATTCCGATAAACGGTATGGATGAAATGCGTTTTTTGTCGAAAGTAAAAATGACCAAAGAAGAATTTGAAAGTTTAGCCATTGCAATTCAGTCGAATTTGTAA
- a CDS encoding HAMP domain-containing sensor histidine kinase → MQFSEKRNTTRWVIIFISFLIVSLILWNTYTFFQIFKNEERLKMNLWANAQKTLINADENTDVDLPLEILSNNSSIPIILTEGSTIINTINIDESLGLNSPSTHKILDRLKKENDPIVIEYVPGQFQKLYYGNSALLNNLKYYPIALLLIIFLFGLLVYNFYKSTKSATQNKLWAGMAKETAHQIGTPLSSLIGWVEILKADEVDESITLEIEKDIQRLQTITERFSKIGSVPLLETKNIIEETFQAYTYLQSRFSKQIEFHFEAPDKEVFIPINPTLHGWTIENLVKNAIDAMKGKGKLVLKIEEDKGILKINVSDTGSGIHKNQFQTIFETGFTTKKRGWGLGLSLTKRIVEEYHKGKIKVLKSEIGIGTTIQISFKMNA, encoded by the coding sequence ATGCAGTTTTCTGAAAAAAGGAATACAACTCGCTGGGTTATCATCTTCATCTCATTTTTGATTGTCTCCTTAATCCTTTGGAACACTTATACCTTTTTTCAAATTTTCAAAAATGAGGAAAGACTTAAAATGAACCTCTGGGCCAATGCTCAAAAAACATTAATTAATGCCGATGAAAATACAGATGTTGACTTGCCTCTTGAAATCCTGAGCAATAATTCCTCTATCCCCATTATACTTACAGAAGGAAGCACAATCATCAATACCATTAACATAGATGAAAGTTTAGGACTTAACAGCCCCTCGACACATAAAATCCTAGACCGATTAAAAAAAGAAAATGACCCCATTGTGATTGAATATGTTCCTGGACAATTTCAAAAATTATACTATGGCAATTCGGCATTACTGAATAATCTAAAATACTATCCTATTGCCTTATTACTCATCATCTTTTTGTTTGGTTTATTGGTCTACAACTTTTACAAAAGTACCAAGTCGGCTACCCAAAACAAACTTTGGGCAGGAATGGCCAAAGAAACGGCACATCAAATAGGAACTCCTTTATCTTCATTAATAGGTTGGGTCGAAATCCTAAAAGCCGATGAAGTAGATGAAAGCATAACACTAGAGATCGAAAAAGACATTCAACGCTTGCAAACTATAACGGAACGTTTTTCAAAAATCGGCTCTGTTCCATTGTTAGAAACAAAAAATATTATTGAAGAAACTTTTCAAGCTTACACTTATTTGCAATCTCGCTTTTCTAAACAGATTGAATTTCATTTTGAAGCTCCGGACAAAGAAGTTTTCATACCTATCAACCCCACTTTACATGGCTGGACGATTGAAAACTTAGTCAAAAATGCTATTGATGCTATGAAAGGAAAAGGAAAATTAGTTTTGAAAATTGAAGAAGACAAAGGGATTTTAAAAATAAATGTATCGGATACAGGCAGTGGAATACATAAAAACCAATTTCAAACAATTTTTGAAACTGGATTTACCACCAAAAAAAGAGGCTGGGGACTTGGTTTATCATTAACCAAAAGAATTGTAGAAGAATACCACAAAGGAAAAATAAAAGTATTAAAATCTGAAATTGGAATTGGAACTACGATTCAAATTAGCTTTAAAATGAATGCTTAA